In Nitrospira sp., one genomic interval encodes:
- a CDS encoding CBS domain-containing protein: MDVITTHLNADFDGLASMVGARKLYPGALLVLPGGAQEAVRHFLASHDLGMTKLRDVAPDQIRRLILVDVQEPERLGPFRELASRVDLEVIIYDHHGTDESDGSTSSLWRGTVHRQLQAVGATTTILVERLKADQVALTSFEATVLALGLYEETGSLAYPSTTPRDLEAAAFVLRAGADLTVVAETLRHPLDPDLIALLNDLLQSGEIYYLEGRKILVAISAYDRYQGDLAEAAQRLAELQGLDAVIVAIAMDDKVQVIGRSRRPEIDVAWIAREFGGGGHAAAAAASIKGRTLVEVQQQLTALLTQRYRPTMVAADVMTKPVISISVDASVVEAERRMTKYGVNVLPVLDAKDRYAGLISREIVQKALFHRLGEQRLEDLARGDQYCAQPDTPFHEIEGRMIEFNQRFVPVLSGGKAVGVITRTDLLRSLHEDVLASARSKPKSLMALESLSGVRRRDVAGLLRERIPHHVLHLLQEAGELADRLGCTAYAVGGFVRDLLLGIDNLDIDLVVEGDGIAFARALATERNGRVRVHERFGTAVVVFPDRFKLDIATARTEYYEYPTALPTVEQSSIKKDLYRRDFTINTLAMRLNPKAFGQLIDFYGGQRDLKERIIRVLHSLSFVEDPTRVFRAIRFELRFGFHLSKETLALIKGAVKMELFHRLSGQRLLDELRLLFSERTPRHAVRRLADLELLRFVHPKLEWSGRLDRRLADIESALDWHRFSCLDRPIDRWLVYAMALVEMLPDQAVREVLERFPFTEGERAALTSARFSTQQISRQLNRRAPLRPSGTVRLLEGLSDETLLFLMGKNKAEWARRRIASYLTAYRLVKPTLGGKELKVLGLKPGPEYRTILARLTDAKLDGEVSNEEEERNWVKRFLAERKTKGRGG; the protein is encoded by the coding sequence ATGGACGTCATCACGACCCACCTGAATGCAGATTTCGACGGCCTTGCCTCCATGGTCGGCGCGCGCAAGCTGTATCCAGGCGCGTTATTGGTGTTGCCCGGCGGCGCGCAGGAAGCGGTGCGACACTTTCTCGCCAGCCACGACCTGGGCATGACCAAGCTCAGGGACGTGGCCCCGGATCAGATCCGACGGCTGATTCTGGTGGATGTGCAGGAACCGGAACGGCTCGGGCCCTTTCGCGAGCTGGCGTCACGAGTGGACCTGGAAGTCATCATCTACGACCACCACGGGACGGACGAGAGCGATGGCTCGACATCCTCGCTGTGGCGAGGGACGGTGCATCGGCAGCTCCAGGCCGTCGGTGCGACCACGACCATCCTCGTCGAACGGCTGAAAGCGGATCAGGTGGCCCTGACCTCCTTCGAGGCCACGGTGCTGGCGCTTGGACTCTACGAAGAAACGGGGTCGCTGGCTTACCCCTCGACGACGCCGCGCGATCTTGAGGCCGCAGCGTTTGTCCTGCGAGCCGGAGCCGACCTCACGGTCGTGGCGGAAACCCTCCGTCACCCTTTGGATCCTGATCTAATCGCTCTCCTGAATGATTTGCTGCAGTCGGGGGAAATCTATTACCTGGAAGGAAGGAAAATTCTGGTCGCGATCAGCGCCTATGATCGATACCAAGGAGATCTGGCGGAAGCGGCGCAACGGCTCGCGGAATTGCAAGGGTTGGACGCCGTCATCGTCGCCATTGCGATGGACGATAAGGTGCAGGTCATCGGACGGAGTCGGCGTCCGGAAATCGACGTCGCCTGGATTGCGCGGGAATTCGGCGGGGGCGGACATGCCGCGGCTGCCGCGGCGAGTATCAAGGGACGGACGTTGGTCGAGGTGCAGCAGCAACTGACGGCGCTGCTCACGCAACGCTATCGTCCCACGATGGTGGCGGCCGATGTGATGACGAAGCCGGTGATTTCGATTTCCGTGGACGCGTCGGTGGTCGAGGCGGAACGGCGAATGACCAAGTATGGTGTCAACGTCTTGCCGGTCCTCGACGCCAAGGATCGATATGCCGGCCTCATCTCGCGCGAGATCGTCCAGAAGGCGCTGTTCCATCGCCTAGGGGAACAACGGCTCGAAGACCTCGCGCGGGGCGATCAGTATTGCGCCCAGCCGGACACGCCCTTCCACGAAATCGAAGGTCGCATGATCGAATTCAACCAACGATTCGTTCCCGTGTTGTCGGGTGGGAAGGCGGTCGGAGTGATTACGCGGACCGATTTACTCCGGAGTCTGCACGAGGATGTGCTTGCCTCCGCGCGCAGCAAACCCAAGTCGCTGATGGCCCTCGAGTCGCTGAGCGGTGTGCGGCGGCGCGATGTGGCCGGATTGTTGCGGGAACGGATCCCGCACCACGTGTTGCATCTGCTGCAGGAGGCCGGGGAATTGGCCGACCGCCTCGGCTGCACAGCCTATGCGGTGGGCGGGTTCGTGCGCGACCTCTTGCTGGGGATCGACAATCTCGACATCGATTTGGTGGTGGAAGGTGACGGCATTGCTTTCGCCCGTGCCCTGGCGACGGAACGCAACGGTCGCGTGCGGGTGCACGAGCGGTTCGGCACGGCAGTGGTGGTATTCCCGGACCGCTTCAAGCTCGATATTGCGACCGCCCGCACGGAGTATTACGAGTACCCGACGGCCTTGCCGACGGTCGAGCAAAGTTCCATCAAGAAAGACCTGTACCGTCGTGATTTTACGATCAACACGTTGGCGATGCGCCTCAACCCGAAAGCATTCGGCCAGCTCATCGACTTCTACGGCGGCCAGCGTGATTTGAAGGAACGCATCATCCGTGTCCTGCACAGTTTGAGTTTTGTCGAGGATCCCACGCGAGTCTTTCGGGCGATTCGATTCGAACTGCGCTTCGGATTTCACCTGAGCAAGGAAACGCTCGCGTTGATCAAAGGCGCGGTGAAAATGGAGTTGTTCCATCGACTGTCCGGACAGCGGCTCTTGGACGAGCTGCGTCTGCTCTTTTCGGAACGGACGCCGCGACATGCGGTTCGCCGCCTTGCGGACTTGGAATTGCTCCGATTCGTCCATCCGAAACTCGAATGGTCCGGCCGCTTGGATCGCCGCCTCGCCGACATTGAATCGGCGTTGGACTGGCACCGGTTTTCCTGTCTGGATCGGCCGATCGACCGGTGGCTGGTCTATGCGATGGCGTTGGTCGAAATGTTGCCCGATCAGGCGGTGCGGGAGGTCTTGGAGCGGTTCCCCTTTACGGAAGGAGAGCGAGCGGCTCTTACTTCGGCGCGGTTTTCCACTCAACAGATCAGTCGGCAGCTGAACCGGCGCGCCCCGCTTCGTCCATCGGGCACGGTTCGATTGCTGGAGGGATTGTCCGATGAAACCCTTCTGTTCTTGATGGGGAAGAATAAGGCGGAATGGGCCAGGCGTCGGATCGCGTCCTATCTCACGGCCTATCGCCTGGTGAAGCCCACGCTCGGAGGCAAGGAGTTGAAGGTTTTGGGACTCAAGCCGGGACCGGAGTATCGGACCATCCTGGCTCGACTGACCGATGCGAAGCTGGATGGCGAGGTCTCGAATGAGGAGGAGGAACGCAACTGGGTCAAGCGGTTCCTCGCTGAGCGGAAGACGAAGGGCAGAGGGGGATGA
- a CDS encoding sulfite oxidase-like oxidoreductase, translating into MERNDRLVRSKENRAKARRGGEEREVFYEGDCRLPPGQHLVENWPVLDLGYKPDISLSDWTLTISGAVANPIIWAWADFLAQPQFRDTSDFHCVTSWSRYDNEWEGVSFKQVMEVVRPHPVARFVLFKSYDDYTTNLPLEACDDDDVLLTYKWNGKPLTRDHGGPVRMIVPKRYAWKGAKWIKEITFAERDEKGFWEVRGYSNSALPWDNDRYG; encoded by the coding sequence ATGGAACGAAACGACCGTCTCGTGAGAAGCAAGGAAAACCGGGCGAAAGCTCGACGTGGTGGCGAGGAGCGTGAAGTGTTCTATGAGGGAGACTGCCGCCTCCCTCCAGGACAACACCTCGTTGAAAACTGGCCCGTCCTGGACCTTGGCTACAAACCGGATATTTCCCTCTCCGACTGGACGCTGACGATCAGCGGCGCGGTCGCCAATCCTATCATCTGGGCTTGGGCTGACTTTCTGGCCCAGCCGCAATTCCGGGATACGTCGGACTTCCACTGCGTCACATCCTGGAGCCGTTATGACAACGAATGGGAAGGTGTCAGTTTCAAGCAGGTCATGGAGGTCGTCAGGCCCCACCCGGTCGCCCGATTCGTGCTCTTCAAGTCCTATGACGACTACACCACTAACCTTCCGCTAGAGGCTTGTGACGACGACGACGTGTTGCTGACATACAAATGGAACGGCAAGCCTCTCACTAGGGACCACGGGGGGCCGGTGCGCATGATCGTCCCCAAACGGTATGCGTGGAAAGGTGCCAAGTGGATTAAAGAGATCACTTTCGCCGAGCGGGATGAAAAAGGCTTTTGGGAAGTACGAGGCTATTCCAACAGCGCCCTCCCCTGGGACAACGATCGCTATGGATGA
- a CDS encoding TVP38/TMEM64 family protein: protein MIRARAMATTLESPATVKHDGLKRHGFGKFVLAGAVALGIAAFLYLDLGQYLSLEGLKANRDRLLAFTEANYVGAVALFVVAYCAVVGLSLPGGTIMTLAGGFLFGSLLGTLYVNVGATLGATLAFLAARYLLRDWVERKFGVRLAPIQEGFAKNAFNYLMTLRLIPLFPFFLVNMVSGLTRVSIGTYMAATSLGIIPGSFVFAYAGRQLGTINSLREIASPNVLTAFTLLGALALVPVLYKQYVRPSV from the coding sequence ATGATACGCGCACGCGCCATGGCTACGACCCTCGAATCTCCCGCCACTGTGAAGCATGATGGGTTGAAGCGTCATGGATTTGGCAAATTTGTGTTGGCCGGCGCAGTGGCACTCGGTATCGCCGCGTTCTTGTACCTGGATCTCGGCCAGTACCTGTCGCTGGAGGGACTGAAGGCCAACCGGGATCGCCTGCTCGCCTTTACGGAGGCGAATTATGTGGGCGCGGTCGCGTTGTTTGTGGTGGCCTATTGCGCCGTCGTCGGCTTGTCCCTTCCCGGCGGGACGATCATGACGCTGGCGGGAGGGTTTCTATTCGGCAGTCTGCTGGGAACGCTCTATGTGAATGTCGGGGCGACGCTCGGGGCGACGCTCGCGTTTCTTGCAGCCCGCTATCTGTTGCGAGATTGGGTCGAGCGTAAATTCGGCGTCCGACTGGCGCCCATTCAAGAGGGGTTCGCCAAAAATGCGTTTAACTACTTGATGACCTTACGGTTGATTCCCCTATTTCCCTTTTTCCTCGTGAATATGGTGTCGGGACTGACACGCGTTTCCATTGGCACCTACATGGCGGCCACTTCTTTGGGAATCATCCCTGGAAGTTTCGTGTTCGCCTACGCGGGGCGCCAACTAGGCACCATCAACTCGTTGCGGGAAATTGCCTCCCCGAATGTCTTGACGGCGTTCACGTTGTTGGGGGCGCTGGCGTTGGTTCCGGTACTCTACAAGCAGTATGTCAGGCCTTCGGTGTGA
- a CDS encoding DUF3047 domain-containing protein codes for MNLLLRSLCFCLVSASVASAEEPTVLEVGRFSAAGAGTVVPDGWKPLTFNKIARHTVYSLVKDDGISVVKAVSESSASGLIREVTIDPRAYPILRWRWRVGNVLEKGDVRRKAGDDYPARLYVTFAYEPDRVSLGKKLKYLAGQALFGAIPIAALNYIWDGKSPVGTLVDNAFTDFAKMIVVESGSTKVGAWVEEERNVYEDYRLAFGEDPPAINGIAIMTDTDNTQERAVAYYGDIVFLQAAKPAP; via the coding sequence ATGAACCTTCTGCTGCGGTCGCTCTGCTTCTGCCTGGTCAGCGCATCTGTCGCGTCGGCGGAAGAGCCGACTGTGCTGGAAGTGGGACGCTTTTCCGCTGCCGGTGCAGGCACGGTGGTGCCGGATGGGTGGAAGCCGCTCACTTTCAACAAGATCGCACGGCACACGGTTTATTCGCTGGTCAAGGATGACGGCATTTCGGTGGTCAAGGCGGTCAGCGAGTCGTCTGCTTCAGGGTTGATCAGGGAAGTGACGATCGATCCGCGCGCCTATCCGATCCTGCGGTGGCGGTGGCGGGTCGGCAACGTGCTGGAGAAGGGTGATGTGCGGCGGAAAGCCGGGGACGATTATCCTGCCAGACTCTATGTGACGTTTGCCTATGAGCCTGATCGGGTTAGTCTGGGAAAGAAACTGAAGTATCTGGCCGGGCAAGCCCTATTCGGCGCCATTCCCATCGCGGCGCTCAACTACATTTGGGATGGAAAGAGTCCCGTGGGTACGCTGGTGGACAATGCCTTTACCGACTTCGCGAAGATGATCGTGGTCGAAAGCGGCAGCACGAAAGTCGGAGCATGGGTCGAAGAAGAACGCAACGTGTATGAAGACTACCGGCTGGCATTCGGAGAAGATCCTCCGGCCATCAACGGTATCGCCATTATGACGGACACGGACAACACGCAGGAGCGGGCCGTGGCCTATTACGGCGACATCGTCTTTCTGCAGGCAGCGAAACCAGCCCCCTAG
- a CDS encoding mercuric reductase, whose protein sequence is MNREPESRLLPNDEHNRKLEENVHPPDWQNPEPNERYNIVVIGAGTAGLVTAVVAAGLGAKVALIERHLMGGDCLNVGCVPSKGLIRAANAWAAVRDAAHFGVHVPAGVRYDFGAAMARMRQIRARISHTDSAHRYRSLGVDVYFGNARFSGERTVQVEGPSGNRVLSFTKAAICTGARASVPDIPGLHQTGYLTNDTVFSLTELPSRIGIIGAGPIGCELAQAFARFGSQVTLVEAMHGIMPNEDRDAAEVVQQVLARDGVRILCCGKGLTVEKGGAGTRLRLESHDQRYDVTVDNIFVGVGRRPNVEGLGLDTVGVEFDGAGVTVNSRLQTTNPTIYAAGDVCSRFKFTHAADAMAQIVIQNALFPHPLGLGYASADSLIMPWCTYTSPEVAHVGLYEADAKRQGLEVETYTYQLGEVDRAILDGQEDGFARIHIQKGTDKILGATIVAAHAGDLINEFSVLMKAGVGVKTIAATIHPYPTQADVNKKVVNLWRKAHFTPQTKARLIKLFAWMRR, encoded by the coding sequence ATGAATCGAGAACCTGAGTCACGTCTGCTCCCGAACGACGAGCACAACCGCAAGCTGGAGGAGAACGTTCATCCCCCCGATTGGCAGAACCCTGAGCCGAACGAGCGCTACAACATCGTCGTGATCGGAGCCGGAACCGCCGGGCTGGTGACGGCGGTGGTGGCGGCCGGTCTCGGCGCTAAGGTCGCGCTCATCGAACGGCACCTGATGGGCGGAGACTGTTTGAACGTCGGTTGCGTGCCGTCCAAGGGGCTCATTCGAGCGGCCAACGCCTGGGCTGCGGTGCGGGATGCGGCTCATTTCGGGGTTCACGTGCCAGCAGGTGTGCGGTATGACTTCGGCGCGGCCATGGCTCGCATGCGGCAAATACGCGCCAGGATCAGCCATACCGATTCGGCACATCGATATCGCTCGCTCGGGGTGGATGTGTATTTCGGCAACGCACGGTTCAGCGGCGAACGGACCGTTCAAGTGGAGGGACCTTCGGGAAATCGGGTACTGTCTTTTACGAAGGCGGCGATCTGCACAGGGGCGCGTGCGTCCGTCCCTGACATACCAGGCCTGCACCAGACCGGATATCTGACCAATGACACGGTCTTTTCGCTCACCGAATTGCCTTCGCGCATCGGCATCATCGGGGCCGGCCCGATCGGGTGCGAATTGGCCCAGGCCTTTGCGCGCTTCGGCAGCCAGGTCACCCTGGTTGAAGCGATGCACGGCATCATGCCCAATGAGGATCGGGATGCGGCCGAGGTCGTTCAGCAAGTCTTGGCGCGGGACGGCGTTCGGATCCTGTGTTGCGGCAAGGGCCTCACGGTTGAGAAGGGGGGCGCAGGTACAAGACTTAGGCTGGAGTCACACGATCAACGCTATGATGTGACGGTGGACAACATTTTCGTCGGGGTGGGCCGCAGGCCAAACGTTGAAGGACTGGGACTGGATACGGTCGGGGTCGAGTTCGATGGCGCCGGCGTGACGGTCAACAGTCGATTACAGACTACGAATCCCACGATTTATGCCGCAGGGGATGTCTGCTCGCGCTTTAAATTCACCCATGCCGCGGATGCCATGGCGCAGATCGTGATCCAAAATGCGCTGTTTCCCCACCCGCTGGGACTGGGTTATGCGTCGGCCGATTCCTTGATCATGCCCTGGTGTACCTACACGAGTCCGGAAGTTGCGCACGTGGGTCTGTATGAGGCGGATGCGAAGCGGCAGGGGCTGGAAGTGGAGACCTATACGTATCAGCTTGGCGAAGTAGACCGCGCCATTTTGGACGGTCAAGAGGATGGCTTCGCGCGGATCCACATTCAAAAGGGCACCGACAAGATTCTCGGCGCGACGATCGTCGCCGCGCATGCGGGAGACCTTATTAACGAATTTTCGGTGTTGATGAAGGCCGGGGTCGGGGTCAAGACGATTGCGGCTACCATCCACCCCTATCCCACACAGGCGGACGTGAACAAAAAGGTCGTGAATCTCTGGCGAAAAGCACATTTCACGCCGCAGACGAAGGCTCGCCTGATCAAGCTGTTTGCGTGGATGAGGCGCTGA
- a CDS encoding biotin-dependent carboxyltransferase, whose amino-acid sequence MPANNPIIHVLRPGLLTTVQDLGRFGYQRFGVSVSGAMDRWALAVGNRLVGNPDHTAGLEITLQGPELLFEQTLAIAITGADLSPTCDGHPLPLWTRLTLPAGSRLQFGRRRHGARAYLTVRGGIESPLMLGSRSTHLRSGLGGPAGRALQKWDRLMVGKAGKRLGSLEGQSLPDFLRPSYSTAPTLRVIPGPQAECFPPETFRLLAEQPYRITADSDRMGYRLQGQALPPRDPTDIVSDAVTCGAIQVPADQQPILLMADCQPTGGYAKLATLAGIDRSLAAQVLPGDHLSFVVIRAHEAIVLARAAHAKLDRLLPAHNTPGGLAWF is encoded by the coding sequence ATGCCGGCTAACAACCCCATCATCCACGTCCTACGCCCGGGCCTGTTGACCACGGTCCAAGACCTTGGCCGATTCGGCTACCAACGGTTCGGCGTGTCGGTGAGCGGCGCGATGGACCGTTGGGCCCTGGCCGTGGGCAATCGGCTGGTCGGCAACCCCGATCACACCGCAGGCCTGGAAATCACCCTGCAAGGCCCGGAGCTGCTCTTCGAGCAGACGCTCGCCATCGCCATCACCGGAGCAGATCTCTCTCCCACCTGCGACGGCCATCCCCTCCCCCTGTGGACCCGGCTCACCCTGCCGGCTGGAAGCCGCCTGCAATTTGGGCGGCGGCGTCACGGCGCGCGCGCGTACCTGACGGTGAGAGGCGGCATTGAAAGTCCGCTCATGTTGGGCAGCCGGTCGACCCATCTGCGGAGTGGTCTCGGCGGTCCGGCCGGCCGCGCCCTACAGAAATGGGACCGGCTGATGGTGGGGAAGGCAGGAAAGCGACTCGGTTCACTCGAAGGGCAATCGCTGCCGGACTTCCTTCGCCCGTCGTACTCCACCGCCCCGACCCTGCGGGTCATCCCAGGCCCGCAGGCTGAGTGTTTTCCGCCGGAAACCTTTCGGTTGCTGGCCGAGCAGCCCTATCGAATCACCGCTGACTCCGATCGCATGGGGTATCGCTTGCAGGGACAGGCCTTGCCCCCTCGCGACCCCACGGATATCGTCTCCGACGCGGTCACCTGTGGGGCGATCCAGGTTCCGGCCGATCAGCAACCGATTTTGCTCATGGCGGACTGCCAACCGACCGGCGGATACGCAAAGCTGGCCACGCTGGCCGGCATCGACCGCTCGCTCGCCGCACAAGTCCTTCCCGGCGATCATCTCTCCTTTGTTGTCATCCGGGCCCACGAAGCCATCGTCCTTGCGCGCGCGGCCCATGCGAAGCTGGACCGACTGCTTCCCGCTCACAACACACCGGGCGGCCTCGCATGGTTCTAA